In Synechocystis sp. PCC 6714, the following are encoded in one genomic region:
- a CDS encoding alpha-ketoacid dehydrogenase subunit beta, giving the protein MAETLLFAALRQALDEEMGRDVNVLVLGEDVGHYGGSYKVTKDLYEKYGEMRVLDTPIAENSFTGMAVGAAMTGLRPVIEGMNMGFLLLAFNQIANNAGMLRYTSGGNYQIPMVIRGPGGVGRQLGAEHSQRLEAYFHAVPGLKIVACSTPYNAKGLLKAAIRDNNPVLFFEHVLLYNLKENLPDYEYIVPLDKAEVVRPGKDVTILTYSRMRHHCLQALKTLEKEGYDPEIIDLISLKPFDMETISASVKKTHRVIIVEECMKTGGIGAELIALINDHLFDELDGPVVRLSSQDIPTPYNGMLERLTIVQPPQIVDAVKAIVG; this is encoded by the coding sequence ATGGCTGAGACCCTACTGTTTGCCGCCCTACGCCAAGCCCTTGACGAAGAAATGGGACGGGATGTCAACGTCCTTGTGCTGGGAGAAGATGTGGGACATTATGGCGGTTCCTATAAAGTGACCAAAGATTTGTACGAAAAGTATGGTGAAATGCGGGTGCTGGATACTCCCATCGCCGAGAACAGTTTCACCGGCATGGCTGTGGGGGCCGCCATGACAGGGTTGCGCCCAGTGATCGAAGGCATGAATATGGGCTTTCTTCTGCTGGCGTTTAACCAAATCGCCAACAATGCGGGGATGTTGCGCTACACCTCCGGCGGTAATTACCAAATTCCCATGGTTATCCGTGGCCCTGGAGGCGTGGGTCGGCAATTGGGGGCAGAACATTCCCAACGGTTGGAGGCCTATTTCCATGCGGTGCCAGGACTAAAAATTGTGGCTTGCTCCACCCCCTATAACGCCAAGGGTTTGCTCAAAGCGGCCATTCGGGACAATAATCCGGTCCTATTTTTTGAGCACGTCCTACTGTATAACCTCAAAGAAAACTTACCCGACTACGAATACATTGTGCCTTTGGACAAAGCTGAAGTGGTGCGCCCCGGTAAGGATGTAACCATTTTGACCTACTCCCGTATGCGCCACCATTGTTTGCAGGCACTGAAAACTTTGGAAAAAGAGGGTTACGACCCGGAAATTATCGATTTGATTTCCCTCAAGCCCTTTGATATGGAAACCATCAGCGCTTCGGTGAAGAAAACCCATCGGGTCATTATTGTTGAAGAATGTATGAAAACCGGAGGCATCGGAGCCGAGCTAATTGCCCTAATCAATGACCATCTCTTTGATGAGTTGGATGGACCAGTGGTGCGTCTTTCTTCCCAGGATATTCCTACCCCCTACAACGGTATGTTGGAACGGCTGACCATTGTGCAACCGCCCCAAATCGTTGATGCTGTCAAGGCGATCGTCGGCTAA
- a CDS encoding response regulator transcription factor, which translates to MANILLVDDENALTEPLSKALGHQGHSIDIADQGKTGLAMAIAGQYDLLILDWMLPQVSGLEICRQIRTLGHSTPVLFLTAKDTLDDRVAGLDAGGDDYLVKPFQLRELLARVRALLRRQGQGETGLDNGSGGRGSLLSVNNISLDIANQVAYCQGQRIALSEKEVALLTLFLQAPGQILSHEEIYSHLWPGESPPSSNVLAALVRLLRRKIEQPNTPRLINSVYGKGYCFEVN; encoded by the coding sequence ATGGCCAATATCCTTTTAGTGGACGATGAAAACGCCTTAACTGAACCCTTGAGCAAAGCCCTAGGGCACCAAGGCCATAGCATTGACATAGCTGACCAAGGAAAAACAGGCTTAGCCATGGCGATCGCCGGCCAGTACGATCTATTAATCCTTGACTGGATGTTGCCCCAGGTGTCGGGGTTAGAGATTTGTCGCCAGATTAGGACCCTGGGCCACTCAACGCCGGTTTTGTTTCTCACTGCCAAAGATACCCTGGATGACCGAGTGGCGGGGTTAGATGCTGGTGGAGATGACTATTTAGTTAAACCCTTTCAACTCCGGGAATTATTGGCCCGGGTGCGGGCCCTACTGCGACGACAAGGTCAGGGAGAAACTGGCCTAGACAATGGTAGTGGAGGACGGGGATCATTGCTCAGCGTCAACAACATCAGTTTGGATATAGCCAATCAGGTGGCCTATTGCCAGGGCCAACGCATTGCTCTTTCGGAAAAGGAAGTAGCCCTGTTAACCCTATTTTTACAAGCTCCCGGACAAATTCTCAGCCACGAAGAGATCTATTCCCACCTTTGGCCCGGTGAAAGTCCCCCCAGCAGCAACGTGCTAGCGGCCCTGGTACGATTACTACGGCGCAAAATCGAACAGCCCAATACCCCCCGCCTGATTAATTCTGTTTATGGCAAGGGGTACTGTTTTGAAGTCAATTAG
- a CDS encoding glycosyltransferase family protein has product MQSIQSPPLRQHFPWRSPKKLALKKSGGLRHRVTVCRCYYRIVLYSHDTMGLGHKRRNLLIAQTLLRSGLPVEILVITGIEEGNGALTAAGIDYVGLPSLRKNSDGSYSGRDLNLPLEKLIAWRSQLILQAIQQFQPDVLIVDNVPRGVERELDPSLEYMRQRPAMLCVLGLRDILDQPGAVKRDWDRADNERAIRRYYDAVWVYGDPQVYDLRQEYGFAPDIKAKMQPLGYFHQGDRLRYLAQPWAETQKNWNLPPRFVLGAVGGGQDGETLAIAFAQIPFTADLPGVLLTGPFMPESVRQELKVNAQQNPHLSILTHCPEPTMLMAAAERVITMGGYNTTCEILSFQKPALIIPRIKPRQEQWLRATRLQQLGLVDVLHPNQVNAQNLAAWLHCAPTNQHDKPVLNLRATQQLPLMLDHLLKTRARFISQAC; this is encoded by the coding sequence ATGCAATCCATTCAATCACCCCCACTTCGACAACATTTTCCCTGGCGATCACCAAAAAAATTGGCGTTAAAAAAGTCCGGTGGATTGCGCCATAGGGTTACCGTTTGCCGTTGCTACTATCGCATTGTTCTGTACTCCCACGACACCATGGGGTTGGGGCATAAGCGCCGTAACTTATTAATTGCCCAAACGTTGCTGAGGTCTGGATTACCCGTTGAAATTTTGGTGATTACAGGCATTGAAGAAGGGAATGGTGCCTTAACTGCGGCGGGTATTGACTATGTGGGTTTGCCCAGTCTGCGAAAAAATTCCGATGGTTCCTACAGCGGCCGGGATCTGAATCTGCCTTTGGAGAAATTGATTGCTTGGCGATCGCAGTTAATTTTGCAAGCAATCCAACAATTTCAGCCCGATGTGCTGATTGTGGACAATGTGCCCCGGGGAGTGGAACGGGAACTGGATCCCAGTCTAGAATATATGCGACAGCGCCCCGCAATGCTCTGTGTGCTTGGGTTAAGGGATATTTTGGATCAGCCGGGGGCAGTAAAGCGGGATTGGGACCGAGCGGACAATGAAAGGGCCATTCGTCGCTATTACGATGCAGTCTGGGTTTATGGCGACCCGCAAGTTTATGATCTGCGGCAGGAGTATGGTTTTGCCCCAGATATAAAGGCGAAAATGCAGCCCCTTGGTTATTTCCATCAGGGCGATCGCCTCCGGTATTTGGCCCAACCATGGGCAGAAACCCAGAAAAATTGGAATTTACCGCCTCGCTTTGTTTTAGGGGCTGTCGGAGGAGGTCAAGATGGGGAAACCCTGGCGATCGCCTTTGCCCAAATTCCCTTCACTGCTGACTTACCGGGAGTACTACTCACTGGGCCATTTATGCCGGAGTCTGTACGGCAAGAGTTAAAGGTCAATGCCCAACAAAATCCCCACCTCAGCATCCTGACCCACTGTCCCGAACCGACCATGCTGATGGCAGCAGCAGAACGGGTAATCACCATGGGGGGCTATAACACCACCTGCGAAATTCTTTCCTTCCAGAAGCCGGCCTTGATTATTCCCCGCATTAAACCCCGGCAAGAACAATGGCTCCGGGCGACCCGCTTACAACAACTGGGCCTGGTAGATGTGCTCCATCCCAATCAAGTAAATGCCCAAAACCTGGCCGCTTGGCTCCACTGTGCCCCGACAAACCAACACGACAAACCAGTTCTAAATCTCCGGGCTACCCAACAACTTCCCCTGATGTTGGATCATTTGCTCAAAACCCGTGCCCGTTTTATCTCCCAAGCCTGCTAG
- a CDS encoding glycosyltransferase family 4 protein — protein sequence MPVLSPKPASQFRCKSSMAIAYVVKRYPRYSETFIVNEILAHEAAGLDIKIFALRPPMDSHFQDKIAQVKAPVTYIQKPNQGRSHPDLLGQNPTAASYLWAEIQATAALIPDLWGKLAYATGERSSVLYQALCLAQAVRHYGITHLHAHFASVATSVTRLAAYFAGVPYSFTAHAKDIFHESVDAADFARKLQDARAVVTVSDYNWAYLQHQYGGAASRVQRIYNGMDLMELPYQSCPNNGEPPLILSVSRFVEKKGLTYLIAACGLLRRWNCSFRCQIVGAGPLEPALRSQIAQHQLEPWVEITGPKPQGEVFRLLKQGTVFAAPYIVGKDGNRDGLPTVLLEAIALGTPCVATDVTGIPEIIQHQETGLLVGQNDPEQLAKALQTLLNDADLRNRFAQAARQRLAQAFDLHRNAAQLRELFHLGEQL from the coding sequence GTGCCCGTTTTATCTCCCAAGCCTGCTAGCCAATTCCGTTGTAAATCTTCCATGGCCATTGCCTACGTTGTTAAACGCTATCCCCGTTATTCGGAAACGTTCATTGTCAATGAAATTCTTGCCCACGAAGCGGCGGGTTTAGACATCAAAATCTTTGCCCTCCGTCCCCCGATGGATAGCCATTTCCAAGATAAAATTGCCCAGGTCAAAGCTCCTGTCACCTACATTCAAAAACCCAACCAAGGGCGATCGCACCCTGATTTATTGGGGCAAAATCCCACCGCCGCCAGTTACCTCTGGGCCGAAATCCAAGCCACCGCTGCTCTAATTCCCGACCTTTGGGGAAAATTAGCCTATGCGACCGGGGAACGCTCTAGTGTTTTATACCAGGCCCTCTGCCTTGCCCAAGCAGTCCGTCACTACGGAATTACCCATCTCCATGCCCACTTTGCCAGCGTCGCCACCAGTGTTACTCGCTTAGCAGCATATTTTGCTGGGGTACCCTACAGTTTTACCGCCCATGCTAAGGATATTTTCCATGAAAGCGTTGATGCGGCAGATTTTGCCCGCAAACTCCAGGATGCCCGCGCTGTGGTGACCGTCAGTGACTATAACTGGGCTTATTTACAGCACCAGTACGGGGGAGCCGCCAGCAGAGTACAGCGTATCTATAACGGCATGGATTTAATGGAATTGCCCTATCAATCCTGCCCAAACAACGGTGAACCGCCGTTAATTTTGTCAGTGTCGCGGTTTGTAGAAAAGAAAGGATTAACTTATTTGATTGCTGCCTGTGGTTTGCTACGCCGTTGGAATTGTTCGTTCCGCTGTCAGATAGTAGGCGCTGGCCCCCTGGAACCCGCATTGCGATCGCAAATTGCCCAGCACCAGTTGGAGCCTTGGGTGGAGATTACTGGCCCTAAACCCCAGGGAGAGGTATTTCGGCTCCTAAAACAGGGAACGGTGTTTGCAGCTCCCTACATTGTTGGTAAGGATGGCAATCGGGACGGTTTACCCACAGTGTTGTTAGAGGCGATCGCCTTGGGTACTCCCTGCGTAGCGACGGATGTGACGGGGATTCCCGAAATTATTCAGCATCAGGAAACGGGGTTGCTGGTGGGTCAAAATGATCCGGAACAGTTAGCCAAAGCTCTGCAAACCCTCTTGAACGACGCGGACCTACGTAACCGCTTCGCCCAGGCAGCCCGCCAACGGTTAGCACAAGCTTTTGACCTACACCGCAATGCCGCCCAGCTCCGTGAATTGTTTCATTTAGGGGAGCAACTATGA
- a CDS encoding glycosyltransferase family 4 protein codes for MKIAYVCADPGIPVFGCKGASIHVQEMIRAFRHQGATVTLFAARLGGKPPADLVDLPVYRLPKVPKGDLAMREQGLFQQNQTLQDLLTQAAPYDLVYERYSLWSRAGMSFARNRQIPGILEVNAPLIEEQATHRSLLDRDLALQVAKTAFGEATALIAVSEGVKSYLQQWVPADRLFVMPNGVNSARFSSTSKPCGAMPFTVGFVGSLKPWHGLDCLIEAFGQLRQTVPEARLLMVGDGPQRQEIERAIAQRRLTAQVQWTGTVLPEQVPHWLSQMSVAVAPYPASENFYFSPLKVVEYMAAGLPVIASRIGQLRDIIDHGVTGILSPPGEATALAQALEYLWRSPQQREQLGLAARGFVLKHHTWDRIAAEILVIAQA; via the coding sequence ATGAAGATTGCCTACGTCTGCGCCGATCCAGGTATTCCAGTCTTTGGCTGCAAAGGTGCCTCGATCCACGTCCAGGAAATGATCCGTGCCTTTCGCCACCAGGGCGCAACGGTGACGCTATTTGCGGCGAGGCTTGGGGGGAAACCGCCCGCAGACTTGGTTGATTTGCCCGTTTATCGCCTGCCCAAGGTACCCAAAGGAGATCTAGCAATGCGCGAGCAAGGGTTATTTCAACAAAATCAGACGTTGCAAGATTTATTAACCCAGGCAGCGCCCTACGATCTTGTTTATGAACGTTATTCTCTCTGGAGTCGGGCAGGGATGAGCTTTGCGCGAAACCGGCAGATTCCTGGGATTTTAGAGGTGAATGCGCCCCTAATTGAAGAGCAGGCCACCCACCGGAGTTTGCTAGACCGGGATTTGGCTTTGCAGGTAGCAAAAACAGCCTTTGGGGAAGCCACAGCTTTGATCGCAGTATCGGAAGGGGTTAAATCCTATCTACAGCAATGGGTGCCGGCCGATCGCCTTTTTGTAATGCCCAATGGAGTGAATTCCGCCCGTTTTTCCAGTACCTCCAAGCCGTGCGGAGCAATGCCTTTTACCGTTGGTTTTGTTGGTTCCCTCAAGCCCTGGCATGGACTGGATTGCCTGATTGAAGCCTTTGGCCAATTGCGACAAACTGTCCCGGAGGCCCGCTTGTTGATGGTCGGTGATGGCCCCCAACGGCAAGAGATTGAACGGGCGATCGCCCAGCGCCGTCTAACAGCCCAGGTGCAATGGACAGGCACAGTGTTACCAGAGCAAGTACCCCACTGGTTAAGCCAGATGAGCGTTGCGGTGGCTCCCTATCCTGCCAGTGAAAATTTTTATTTTTCGCCCCTCAAGGTGGTGGAATACATGGCAGCGGGGTTGCCAGTGATAGCTAGTCGCATCGGTCAACTGAGGGACATTATTGACCATGGGGTGACGGGCATTTTGTCTCCACCGGGGGAAGCGACAGCCCTCGCCCAAGCCCTCGAATATCTTTGGCGATCGCCCCAGCAACGGGAACAGTTAGGTCTGGCTGCCCGTGGTTTCGTACTTAAACACCATACCTGGGATCGCATTGCTGCCGAAATTTTGGTGATCGCCCAAGCCTGA
- a CDS encoding ABC transporter ATP-binding protein: protein MNRASPMNQAVPGLWAVITTFWPEIRAQWRLLLVAMVTLLVDVGLRLLEPWPLKLLIDGILIPSQTQPNLSLWGFTNLNPNWLLVLVTVGVIIIAISRAIATYWNTVSLAIVGSRVMAQVRDQLYGHLQRLSLRYHYQARSGDLIIRVSSDANRLQEILLTAALPLLVSLLTLGGMVGVMAWLDLKLTLLSLVTFPLFWFAANRLSAKIRHASLTQRHREGAVASTAAESLAAIKLVQALSLEQAFADLFSRQNQRSLQENIETKRLAANLERSVDVLIALGTALVMGYGGHLVIEDVLTAGTVLVFLTYLRNAYKPVQNFAKYTGRLAKAAASGERILDILAETPDIQDKPGAILAPFLQGFIEFKHVSFGYHPDQAILKGLNLTVKPGEKIALVGASGSGKSTLLSLLLRLYDPTAGAILIDGHDLRDYQLTSVRNQMAVVLQESLLFAATIRENIAYGIEGATMAEIETAASLANAHEFILQLPQGYNTVVGERGTTLSGGQRQRLAIARAAMRQTPILILDEPTSGLDKVNEQLVFEALERLAENRTSFLVTHNLQLAIAADQIFYLDQGQIREQGTHGELLAHQGAYADLFQRQTFAIVTESLRR from the coding sequence ATGAACCGTGCCTCCCCCATGAACCAAGCTGTGCCCGGCCTCTGGGCAGTGATCACCACCTTTTGGCCCGAAATTCGCGCCCAGTGGCGATTATTGCTAGTGGCTATGGTAACTTTGCTGGTGGACGTGGGGTTGCGGCTGCTAGAACCTTGGCCCTTAAAACTACTCATTGATGGGATACTGATTCCCTCTCAAACCCAACCAAACCTTTCTCTCTGGGGCTTTACTAACCTCAATCCCAATTGGCTATTAGTCTTGGTCACCGTCGGGGTGATTATCATTGCCATCAGTCGGGCGATCGCCACCTATTGGAATACCGTTAGTTTGGCGATCGTTGGTAGTCGCGTCATGGCCCAGGTGCGAGATCAACTCTATGGGCATTTGCAACGGCTGTCCCTGCGTTACCACTACCAAGCCCGCAGTGGCGATCTGATTATCCGTGTCAGTAGCGATGCCAACCGTCTCCAGGAAATTTTACTCACGGCGGCGTTGCCCCTGCTGGTCAGTCTTTTAACCTTGGGGGGAATGGTGGGGGTGATGGCCTGGCTAGACCTGAAATTAACCCTTTTGTCCTTGGTTACTTTTCCCCTATTTTGGTTCGCCGCCAATCGTTTAAGTGCCAAAATTCGCCATGCTTCCCTCACCCAACGTCACCGGGAAGGGGCCGTTGCCTCCACCGCCGCTGAATCCCTCGCTGCGATTAAACTTGTCCAAGCCCTCTCCCTAGAACAGGCCTTTGCCGATTTGTTTAGCCGCCAAAATCAACGGAGCCTCCAGGAAAACATCGAAACTAAACGATTGGCGGCCAACCTGGAACGGTCAGTGGACGTGCTGATTGCCCTGGGCACGGCTTTAGTGATGGGTTATGGAGGCCATCTGGTCATTGAAGATGTTCTGACAGCGGGAACAGTTTTAGTATTTTTAACCTATCTACGTAACGCCTACAAACCGGTGCAGAATTTTGCTAAATACACAGGTCGTTTGGCCAAGGCAGCGGCATCGGGGGAACGGATTTTAGATATTTTGGCGGAAACTCCTGATATTCAGGACAAACCAGGGGCTATTCTTGCCCCATTCCTCCAGGGATTTATCGAATTTAAACATGTTTCCTTTGGCTATCACCCTGACCAAGCAATTCTTAAGGGGTTGAATTTAACGGTAAAACCAGGGGAAAAAATCGCCCTCGTTGGCGCTTCCGGCAGTGGTAAATCTACTCTTCTCAGCCTGTTATTGCGTCTCTACGATCCCACCGCAGGGGCAATTCTCATCGATGGTCATGATCTGCGGGATTACCAATTGACGAGCGTTCGGAACCAAATGGCAGTGGTATTGCAGGAGAGTTTACTTTTTGCAGCAACGATTCGAGAAAATATCGCCTATGGCATCGAGGGGGCAACGATGGCAGAGATTGAAACGGCCGCAAGTTTGGCTAATGCCCATGAATTTATTCTGCAACTGCCCCAGGGCTACAACACGGTGGTAGGAGAACGGGGCACTACTCTTTCCGGAGGGCAACGGCAACGGTTGGCGATCGCCAGGGCGGCCATGAGGCAAACCCCCATTTTGATCCTGGATGAACCCACCAGCGGTCTGGATAAAGTCAATGAACAGTTGGTTTTTGAAGCCTTAGAACGGTTAGCGGAAAATCGCACCAGCTTTCTGGTAACCCATAATCTCCAGTTGGCGATCGCCGCTGACCAAATCTTTTACCTTGACCAGGGACAAATCCGGGAGCAGGGTACCCATGGGGAATTACTGGCCCACCAAGGGGCCTATGCTGACCTCTTCCAGCGGCAAACCTTCGCAATTGTCACCGAATCCCTGCGGCGTTAA
- a CDS encoding phosphotransferase family protein encodes MAEISPDPKMPWLPLALDCQLSQQHLTSIFPGLEKVKKTKLLRHKLGRRALIAYHLEADGGERIILGKIRAKGTDYRSYGCQRALWENGFHGHSEDSLSVPEPLGLVKPWQMWLQRWVPGQLSTNLLLTEPGLPEKVAALAHKIHSYSVPTTKIHTIAAELQILGDRLREFVHQQPQWQKQIQHFIAQSERLGKLLEQYSHPLTTIHRDFYPDQILVDGDRLWLVDLDLYCQGDSALDLGNFIAHMTEYSLRIWGNPDAMVSQEQTLKTAFLAKQPQNNPYLSQAIDIYIVLTLMRHIAISWRIPARRPNIPALIELCGDRL; translated from the coding sequence ATGGCTGAAATTTCCCCTGACCCAAAAATGCCCTGGCTACCGTTGGCCCTCGATTGTCAGTTATCTCAACAACACCTGACTAGCATTTTTCCTGGCTTAGAAAAGGTCAAGAAAACCAAGCTTCTACGCCATAAACTTGGGCGACGGGCATTGATTGCCTATCATTTGGAAGCCGATGGGGGGGAACGGATTATTCTCGGCAAAATTCGCGCCAAAGGCACAGATTACAGAAGCTATGGCTGTCAACGGGCGCTCTGGGAGAATGGCTTCCATGGCCATAGTGAAGATAGCCTATCCGTACCGGAACCTTTAGGGCTAGTTAAACCCTGGCAGATGTGGCTCCAACGGTGGGTTCCTGGTCAACTCTCAACAAATTTATTGCTAACTGAGCCCGGCTTACCGGAAAAAGTTGCTGCCCTGGCCCACAAAATCCATAGCTATTCTGTCCCCACTACCAAAATCCACACCATTGCCGCTGAATTACAGATCCTTGGCGATCGCCTCCGGGAGTTCGTCCACCAGCAACCCCAGTGGCAAAAACAAATTCAACATTTCATCGCCCAGAGTGAACGGCTAGGAAAGCTTTTAGAACAGTATTCCCATCCCCTCACGACCATTCACCGAGACTTTTACCCCGACCAAATTTTGGTAGATGGCGATCGCCTTTGGTTAGTGGACCTCGACCTCTATTGCCAAGGGGATTCCGCCCTTGATTTGGGAAACTTTATCGCCCACATGACCGAGTATAGCCTCCGTATCTGGGGTAATCCCGATGCCATGGTTAGTCAAGAACAAACATTAAAAACTGCTTTTCTGGCCAAACAACCCCAAAATAACCCTTATTTGAGCCAAGCTATTGATATTTACATAGTCCTTACCCTAATGCGTCACATTGCCATTAGTTGGCGTATTCCCGCTCGTCGTCCCAATATCCCTGCCCTAATCGAACTCTGTGGCGATCGCCTTTGA
- a CDS encoding type II toxin-antitoxin system HicB family antitoxin — MTTKQAFETQSLEYYLDLKYPIYIIPEEEGGFTALIPALPSCMPQGETMEENEYE, encoded by the coding sequence ATGACAACTAAGCAAGCGTTTGAAACGCAATCTTTGGAATATTATCTAGACTTGAAATATCCCATCTATATCATCCCAGAAGAAGAAGGAGGATTTACTGCGCTGATTCCCGCCTTGCCGAGTTGTATGCCTCAGGGAGAAACGATGGAAGAAAATGAATATGAATAA
- a CDS encoding alpha/beta fold hydrolase yields MKISEQTLEVGQFHWFYRQIQPSQPTNNPPVALLHGLPSQSLCWTGVMPLLAEKGLTAIAPDWLGFGFSDILDKRDFAYTSVAYEQALGEFLQSLQLKKISLVVQGFLATAGIEYALNHPDQIERLAILNTPVVPPVSLPWPMRQWTIPLVGDMVTQDPLIIDRTLEGGSGFVISDEKLNIYRKPWLKTSAAGRALMAATKNLPTTNALTKIGDRLQKEWRKPTCFIWGIADKWLSVEPIEHLVQGANHLELVKLPEAKHYPQEHFPQEVGETLQTFFRKQIT; encoded by the coding sequence GTGAAAATTTCCGAACAGACCCTTGAGGTGGGACAGTTTCACTGGTTTTACCGCCAGATTCAGCCGTCCCAGCCCACCAATAATCCCCCCGTTGCGCTGCTCCATGGTTTACCAAGTCAAAGTTTGTGTTGGACAGGAGTAATGCCCCTGTTGGCGGAAAAGGGGTTAACGGCGATCGCCCCGGATTGGTTAGGGTTTGGCTTTTCGGATATCTTGGACAAACGGGATTTTGCTTATACTTCAGTGGCCTATGAACAGGCTTTGGGGGAATTTTTACAGTCTTTACAATTGAAAAAAATATCCTTAGTGGTGCAGGGATTTTTGGCCACAGCTGGCATTGAATATGCCCTCAATCACCCAGACCAGATTGAACGACTTGCTATCCTAAATACCCCCGTTGTTCCTCCGGTGTCCTTACCCTGGCCCATGCGCCAATGGACAATTCCTTTGGTGGGGGATATGGTCACCCAAGATCCACTAATTATCGACCGTACGTTGGAAGGGGGTAGTGGTTTTGTGATCAGTGACGAAAAACTCAACATTTACCGTAAACCGTGGCTAAAAACTTCCGCTGCCGGTCGGGCTTTAATGGCTGCCACTAAGAATTTACCCACCACTAATGCTCTGACAAAAATTGGCGATCGCCTGCAAAAGGAATGGCGAAAACCGACCTGCTTTATTTGGGGAATAGCGGATAAATGGTTATCGGTGGAACCCATTGAGCATTTAGTCCAGGGAGCCAACCATCTGGAATTGGTCAAATTACCGGAGGCAAAACACTATCCCCAGGAACATTTTCCCCAAGAAGTGGGAGAAACCCTACAAACTTTTTTCCGTAAACAAATTACTTAA